A single region of the Spirochaetota bacterium genome encodes:
- a CDS encoding response regulator yields MTTSEIRWKVDIMKDKPRIVIIDDEVDMIANLKDIMCEYYIVEAAYDGKSGLTLCSENTFDVAIIDIKLPDITGEEIAKRITELSPKTDCILISAYASLESALEAVKLEGVVAYEVKPLDMDHILSLINEIIKRRRAEDALRESEIQYSALFQNNPIQTVVVDTEGRVIAYNKAKRQSGDRLPMPREVMYKDYASGHKIDMHMELMNSIKSGKLCEYHELEYGDKVLSVKISPFEKGAIITSQDITGRKKNEEKIKNLNELLFAIRSVNRLITQEKDIEKLLKGICTAIISTHGYSQAWIIITDEFGNIISFFHDGMANKHQVFEERLMEDTPLLCFDKAMKDSSVVIINDPASKCIDCPLSQKYDNSKRVLFRLEYNNRIFGVLGVEVQSFLLFEDAEQSLLKEVADDIAFALYSLQLEDEHKKLQEQLYQSAKLSAVGQLAAGVAHEFNNILTIILGHAQISIAEDSIDEIKQSLHEIEKMTKRGSDLVKDLSTYAKPTEPRFKTQDITGVIDEVIQLQRKKLRLDNIEIERNYAKHSKTSFDRGQMEQVFLNLLINASHAIKAKKKGTISISVRDSEGFLVIGFTDTGIGMDEDTTMKIFDPFFTTKGGWAEDREGLSGTGLGLSVTHAIIEQHNGSIVVESKKGKGTTFTITLPIVESNESIDNLPQIEKNSNDVNRAKNLRVLIVDDEEDVIDLMKLLLKRAGLNNVAVENNGRKAIGVFKSYNPDIVFLDILMPDMSGTQVFHQIKSMNQQVPVVFMSGRLGFEKDKLIDEGAYAFIQKPFDFNEIFKILNNVANVSSK; encoded by the coding sequence ATGACAACAAGTGAGATTAGATGGAAGGTAGATATTATGAAGGATAAACCACGCATCGTCATTATTGATGATGAGGTGGATATGATAGCTAACCTTAAGGATATTATGTGCGAGTATTATATTGTAGAGGCTGCTTATGATGGCAAAAGCGGTCTTACTCTTTGTAGTGAGAACACCTTTGATGTGGCCATTATTGATATCAAGTTGCCGGATATAACAGGAGAAGAGATTGCAAAGAGAATAACTGAATTGTCGCCTAAGACTGATTGTATTCTCATCTCAGCTTATGCCTCTCTTGAAAGTGCCCTTGAGGCAGTTAAACTTGAAGGTGTTGTGGCATATGAGGTAAAACCACTCGATATGGATCATATCCTCTCGCTAATCAATGAGATCATCAAAAGGAGACGTGCTGAGGATGCATTGCGCGAGAGTGAGATTCAATATTCAGCCCTATTTCAGAATAATCCTATTCAAACAGTAGTTGTAGATACTGAGGGAAGGGTGATAGCCTATAATAAGGCAAAAAGACAGTCTGGCGACAGATTGCCTATGCCGCGCGAAGTTATGTATAAAGACTATGCTTCGGGGCATAAGATAGATATGCATATGGAATTGATGAACTCCATCAAATCAGGGAAGTTGTGTGAATATCATGAATTAGAATATGGGGATAAGGTTTTATCTGTTAAAATATCTCCTTTTGAGAAAGGGGCTATAATAACATCACAGGATATTACAGGACGTAAGAAAAATGAGGAAAAAATTAAGAACCTCAATGAACTACTCTTTGCTATCAGGTCAGTCAATCGGCTCATTACTCAGGAAAAGGATATTGAGAAATTACTCAAGGGTATTTGTACAGCAATTATTAGCACTCATGGATATTCTCAAGCCTGGATCATTATAACTGATGAATTCGGGAATATCATATCTTTTTTTCATGATGGCATGGCAAATAAACATCAAGTTTTTGAAGAAAGGCTAATGGAGGATACCCCATTATTATGTTTTGATAAGGCCATGAAGGATTCATCTGTTGTAATAATCAATGATCCCGCCTCCAAATGTATAGATTGCCCCTTGTCTCAAAAGTATGATAATAGTAAAAGGGTTCTATTCCGATTGGAATATAATAACAGGATATTTGGCGTATTGGGAGTGGAGGTTCAATCATTTCTGCTCTTTGAAGATGCTGAGCAGTCATTATTAAAAGAGGTTGCTGATGATATAGCTTTTGCCCTCTATAGTTTACAATTGGAGGATGAACATAAAAAGCTTCAAGAACAACTCTATCAGTCAGCAAAATTATCTGCAGTTGGTCAGCTTGCGGCTGGAGTGGCTCATGAATTCAATAACATTCTTACAATTATTCTTGGTCATGCTCAAATCTCAATAGCTGAGGATTCAATTGATGAGATTAAGCAGTCACTTCATGAGATTGAGAAAATGACGAAGCGTGGTAGTGATTTAGTTAAGGATCTCTCTACTTATGCAAAACCCACTGAACCAAGATTCAAGACTCAAGATATTACAGGGGTGATAGATGAAGTAATACAATTACAAAGAAAAAAATTGAGATTGGATAACATTGAGATTGAAAGGAATTATGCTAAGCACTCTAAAACATCCTTTGATCGCGGTCAAATGGAGCAGGTCTTTTTAAATCTGTTAATTAATGCTTCCCATGCTATTAAAGCCAAAAAGAAGGGTACAATATCAATCTCTGTTAGGGATTCAGAGGGCTTTTTAGTAATAGGGTTCACAGACACAGGCATTGGTATGGATGAAGACACAACTATGAAAATATTTGATCCATTCTTTACCACTAAGGGTGGCTGGGCTGAGGATAGAGAGGGTTTATCCGGAACAGGATTAGGCCTCTCTGTTACACATGCAATAATAGAACAACATAATGGCTCAATAGTAGTTGAAAGCAAGAAGGGTAAGGGTACTACATTCACAATAACCCTGCCAATTGTTGAATCAAATGAATCAATAGATAATTTGCCCCAAATAGAAAAGAATAGCAACGATGTGAATAGAGCTAAAAACCTACGAGTACTCATTGTGGATGATGAAGAAGACGTTATCGATTTAATGAAATTATTATTGAAAAGGGCTGGATTAAATAATGTGGCTGTTGAAAATAATGGAAGGAAGGCAATAGGTGTTTTTAAAAGTTATAATCCTGACATTGTTTTTCTTGATATACTCATGCCGGATATGAGCGGCACTCAGGTATTTCATCAAATTAAATCAATGAATCAACAAGTCCCGGTTGTATTTATGAGCGGAAGATTGGGTTTTGAGAAAGATAAATTAATTGATGAGGGTGCATATGCATTTATTCAAAAACCCTTTGATTTTAATGAAATATTCAAAATTCTTAATAATGTTGCAAATGTCAGTAGTAAATAG